In Comamonas sp. lk, the following proteins share a genomic window:
- a CDS encoding helix-turn-helix domain-containing protein: protein MSTIIMSACWPMQGMSAAQKAVLISLADQSNDDGVCWPGVGTIARRTCLSERAVQEALSWLQKVGLVFREYRLNASTSYTITPSRFDPTKAPSARSRNKVGGADGAPPADSAPPADSAPPAPGAPGGEPGAPVPPQEAHPRGAGGAPKSSLNRNRNHQRTNIPAQQRAGPVVQPDDVTDQTWADWQQLRKVKRAPVTETVVNGARSEAAKAGMTLEAFLQLWCIRGSQGLQAAWLKPAAQPSGGRLPANSHKHAGAAAAIFDGVWE from the coding sequence ATGAGCACCATCATCATGTCGGCCTGCTGGCCTATGCAGGGCATGTCTGCTGCACAAAAGGCGGTTCTGATATCGCTGGCAGATCAATCGAACGACGACGGCGTGTGCTGGCCCGGCGTCGGAACCATTGCCCGGCGCACCTGCCTGTCGGAACGCGCGGTGCAAGAGGCGCTGTCGTGGCTGCAGAAGGTCGGTCTGGTGTTTCGGGAATATCGCCTGAACGCCAGTACCAGCTACACCATCACGCCCTCACGTTTTGACCCGACGAAAGCGCCATCGGCTCGCAGCCGGAACAAGGTGGGTGGTGCAGATGGCGCACCCCCCGCAGATAGCGCACCCCCCGCAGATAGCGCACCCCCCGCACCAGGCGCACCAGGTGGTGAACCAGGCGCACCTGTACCCCCGCAGGAGGCGCACCCCAGGGGTGCAGGAGGCGCACCCAAATCATCATTGAACCGTAATAGGAACCATCAAAGAACCAACATACCTGCGCAACAGCGCGCAGGACCTGTTGTTCAGCCCGACGACGTGACCGACCAGACCTGGGCCGACTGGCAGCAGCTGCGCAAGGTCAAGCGGGCACCGGTGACGGAGACCGTGGTGAACGGCGCTCGGTCAGAGGCGGCAAAGGCCGGCATGACGCTGGAGGCCTTCCTGCAGCTGTGGTGCATACGCGGCTCGCAAGGGCTGCAGGCCGCGTGGCTCAAGCCAGCTGCACAGCCATCGGGCGGTCGTTTGCCAGCCAACAGCCACAAGCATGCCGGTGCAGCCGCAGC
- a CDS encoding phage regulatory CII family protein: MPIPVDVADAAYLIAHKHPGGVRVLAERMGVSANTLQNKLNPNNTTHHLTLRESVALQVMAGNPAILRAMAAALGYTCVPALPDQAAGDPVEAFVALQQEVGEFTSAAADAFRGGKAMVSRNEIKRLQYRYNELISALNQLLVTAAARVPAPVEEG, translated from the coding sequence ATGCCAATACCAGTCGATGTTGCGGATGCGGCCTATCTGATTGCGCACAAACATCCCGGCGGTGTGCGAGTGCTAGCTGAGCGCATGGGCGTGAGCGCCAACACGTTGCAAAACAAGCTCAACCCGAACAACACGACGCACCACCTTACGCTGCGCGAATCTGTGGCGCTACAGGTGATGGCGGGCAACCCGGCTATCTTGCGCGCTATGGCGGCGGCTCTGGGCTACACCTGCGTGCCCGCGCTGCCGGACCAGGCTGCGGGCGACCCGGTGGAGGCGTTTGTGGCCCTGCAGCAGGAGGTGGGCGAGTTCACGTCCGCAGCGGCAGACGCTTTTCGTGGTGGCAAGGCCATGGTGAGCCGCAACGAGATCAAGCGCCTGCAGTACCGCTACAACGAGCTGATATCTGCCTTGAACCAGCTGCTGGTCACGGCGGCAGCGCGCGTGCCGGCGCCAGTGGAGGAGGGCTGA